From one Rhopalosiphum padi isolate XX-2018 chromosome 2, ASM2088224v1, whole genome shotgun sequence genomic stretch:
- the LOC132921688 gene encoding trypsin-like isoform X1, whose product MFKFRLCWIILFTQLKDMRLFKDFNDYSRAVALQYLADGSQLPLLSDKVVNSVNNQRRRHRKSSYSDWSDWSSCSDSCITVRQRHCLRSKICGSNVVTESSYCFVSGSRCLGLLTNYYEQLNSSFSNKVDEYGVSVNFTCGVNVASATIPGYKSPKFLIKIMGGQESGKFHWPWQVAVLNGFLEVICGGTLIAPGWVLTAAHCSRQKLFVMLNEYDLSVHEGDEIRLRVERIIIHPKYNPNTIDNDMALLKLRTSNSVIDGGLNLQPACLPASDIQRWKRKPKMCVVIGWGKVKSQDSYGSKILREARVPIVGQRTCRAAYWRYQITDNMFCAGYRDGRSDTCSGDSGGPLLCNIRGRWTVVGVTSFGYGCGRHSKYGIYANVANHVRWITSVIKTSGYQ is encoded by the exons ATGTTTAAATTTCGTTTGTGTTGgatcatattatttacacaactCAAG GATATGCGACTATTCAAAGACTTTAACGATTATTCTCGCGCCGTTGCGTTGCAGTATTTGGCCGACGGTTCTCAATTACCATTATTGTCT GATAAAGTAGTGAATTCGGTTAACAATCAGAGACGACGCCACAGGAAAAGCAGCTACTCGGATTGGTCGGATTGGAGTTCGTGTTCGGATAGTTGTATCACGGTCAGACAAAG ACATTGTCTAAGGTCGAAAATTTGTGGATCGAACGTCGTTACCGAATCATCGTATTGTTTTGTGAGTGGTTCGAGATGCCTGGGGCTCTTGACGAATTACTACGAACAGCTCAACTCAAGTTTCTCTAACAAag ttgatGAGTATGGCGTGTCCGTGAATTTTACATGTGGTGTTAATGTTGCTTCCGCTACTATTCCCGGTTACAAGTCTcctaagtttttaattaaaataatgggaGGTCAAGAATCTGGGAAATTTCATTGGCCTTGGCAAGTTGCGGTGTTAAATGGATTTCTG GAAGTAATCTGTGGCGGTACCCTTATAGCTCCTGGTTGGGTGCTCACAGCTGCACATTGTTCTAGGCAAAAATTATTCGTGATGTTAAACGAGTACGATTTATCCGTACACGAAGGCGATGAAATCAGATTAAGG GTTGAACGCATTATAATACACCCCAAATACAATCCAAATACAATTGATAATGATATGGCTTTGTTAAAATTACGTACTTCGAATTCAGTAATAGATGGTGGATTAAACTTGCAGCCAGCATGTCTTCCAGCCTCTGATATTCAACGGTGGAAACGGAAGCCTAAAATGTGCGTAGTTATTGGATGGGGAAAAGTGAAATCGCAAGATTCTTATGGATCTAAAATACTTCGAGAAGCTAGG GTTCCGATCGTTGGTCAGCGGACTTGTCGAGCCGCGTATTGGCGTTATCAGATCACCGACAATATGTTCTGCGCGGGGTACAGAGACGGTCGGTCTGACACGTGTTCGGGTGACTCGGGCGGGCCACTATTGTGCAACATTCGTGGCCGGTGGACTGTGGTGGGTGTTACAAGTTTCGGATATGGCTGTGGCCGGCATAGCAAGTACGGGATATACGCCAATGTGGCTAATCACGTGCGGTGGATCACGTCCGTGATAAAGACGTCCGGTTATCAGTGA
- the LOC132921688 gene encoding trypsin-like isoform X2 yields MRLFKDFNDYSRAVALQYLADGSQLPLLSDKVVNSVNNQRRRHRKSSYSDWSDWSSCSDSCITVRQRHCLRSKICGSNVVTESSYCFVSGSRCLGLLTNYYEQLNSSFSNKVDEYGVSVNFTCGVNVASATIPGYKSPKFLIKIMGGQESGKFHWPWQVAVLNGFLEVICGGTLIAPGWVLTAAHCSRQKLFVMLNEYDLSVHEGDEIRLRVERIIIHPKYNPNTIDNDMALLKLRTSNSVIDGGLNLQPACLPASDIQRWKRKPKMCVVIGWGKVKSQDSYGSKILREARVPIVGQRTCRAAYWRYQITDNMFCAGYRDGRSDTCSGDSGGPLLCNIRGRWTVVGVTSFGYGCGRHSKYGIYANVANHVRWITSVIKTSGYQ; encoded by the exons ATGCGACTATTCAAAGACTTTAACGATTATTCTCGCGCCGTTGCGTTGCAGTATTTGGCCGACGGTTCTCAATTACCATTATTGTCT GATAAAGTAGTGAATTCGGTTAACAATCAGAGACGACGCCACAGGAAAAGCAGCTACTCGGATTGGTCGGATTGGAGTTCGTGTTCGGATAGTTGTATCACGGTCAGACAAAG ACATTGTCTAAGGTCGAAAATTTGTGGATCGAACGTCGTTACCGAATCATCGTATTGTTTTGTGAGTGGTTCGAGATGCCTGGGGCTCTTGACGAATTACTACGAACAGCTCAACTCAAGTTTCTCTAACAAag ttgatGAGTATGGCGTGTCCGTGAATTTTACATGTGGTGTTAATGTTGCTTCCGCTACTATTCCCGGTTACAAGTCTcctaagtttttaattaaaataatgggaGGTCAAGAATCTGGGAAATTTCATTGGCCTTGGCAAGTTGCGGTGTTAAATGGATTTCTG GAAGTAATCTGTGGCGGTACCCTTATAGCTCCTGGTTGGGTGCTCACAGCTGCACATTGTTCTAGGCAAAAATTATTCGTGATGTTAAACGAGTACGATTTATCCGTACACGAAGGCGATGAAATCAGATTAAGG GTTGAACGCATTATAATACACCCCAAATACAATCCAAATACAATTGATAATGATATGGCTTTGTTAAAATTACGTACTTCGAATTCAGTAATAGATGGTGGATTAAACTTGCAGCCAGCATGTCTTCCAGCCTCTGATATTCAACGGTGGAAACGGAAGCCTAAAATGTGCGTAGTTATTGGATGGGGAAAAGTGAAATCGCAAGATTCTTATGGATCTAAAATACTTCGAGAAGCTAGG GTTCCGATCGTTGGTCAGCGGACTTGTCGAGCCGCGTATTGGCGTTATCAGATCACCGACAATATGTTCTGCGCGGGGTACAGAGACGGTCGGTCTGACACGTGTTCGGGTGACTCGGGCGGGCCACTATTGTGCAACATTCGTGGCCGGTGGACTGTGGTGGGTGTTACAAGTTTCGGATATGGCTGTGGCCGGCATAGCAAGTACGGGATATACGCCAATGTGGCTAATCACGTGCGGTGGATCACGTCCGTGATAAAGACGTCCGGTTATCAGTGA